A single window of Streptomyces griseoviridis DNA harbors:
- the pelF gene encoding GT4 family glycosyltransferase PelF has protein sequence MSHHRGARRTGATRVTLLTEGTYPHSHGGVSVWCDQLVQGMPDVEFDVVAVTGTGREPVVWDLPAHVSGVRSVPMWGAPPEGSLPRGRARRQLTTAYEQFLTALLDPRAEDGFAPALYALARAASDDALSPFLRSDQAITVLTGLWNRPGLAVREAGPTLHDALTATALLEHALRPLAAPPPETGVAHAVSGGVAALPGLAALERHGVPLLLTEHGVYLRERYLGYRTAPYRWPVKAVVLGFFRLLAGETYRRAALITPGNRYNRLWEEEGGADPEAIRTVYNGVDPAAFPAAGPEPLTPTLSWAGRVDPIKDLETLIRAFALVRAELPDARLRLFGGTPRGGEGYRERCEALAAQLGHADAVTFEGRVDDIKDAYAAGNVVMLSSISEGFPFTLIEAMSCGRATVSTDVGGVREAVGDTGLVVAPRDPAAMAAAALRLLADAPRRRAMGEAARLRVIEQFTLRQTIDTFRAIYLELPHLTPEKKTVPAPAPLPAATVTGTGSLAL, from the coding sequence ATGTCCCATCACCGCGGCGCGCGACGTACCGGAGCGACGCGCGTCACCCTGCTCACCGAAGGCACCTACCCGCACAGTCACGGCGGGGTCAGCGTCTGGTGCGACCAACTCGTGCAGGGCATGCCCGACGTCGAGTTCGACGTCGTGGCCGTCACCGGCACCGGCCGCGAACCCGTCGTCTGGGACCTGCCCGCCCATGTCTCGGGCGTGCGGTCCGTGCCGATGTGGGGCGCCCCGCCCGAAGGCAGCCTGCCGCGCGGCCGGGCCCGCCGCCAACTCACCACCGCCTACGAGCAGTTCCTCACCGCCCTGCTCGACCCGCGGGCCGAGGACGGTTTCGCCCCCGCCCTCTACGCCCTGGCGCGCGCCGCGTCCGACGACGCCCTGAGCCCCTTCCTCCGCTCCGACCAGGCCATCACCGTGCTGACCGGGCTGTGGAACCGGCCGGGACTCGCCGTCCGCGAGGCGGGGCCCACCCTGCACGACGCGCTCACCGCGACCGCCCTGCTCGAACACGCCCTGCGGCCACTGGCCGCCCCGCCGCCCGAGACCGGCGTCGCCCACGCGGTCAGCGGCGGGGTGGCCGCCCTGCCGGGGCTCGCCGCCCTCGAACGGCACGGCGTGCCGCTGCTGTTGACCGAACACGGCGTCTATCTGCGCGAGCGCTACCTCGGCTACCGCACCGCGCCCTACCGCTGGCCCGTCAAGGCCGTCGTCCTCGGGTTCTTCCGGCTGCTCGCCGGGGAGACCTACCGCAGGGCCGCCCTGATCACCCCGGGCAACCGCTACAACCGGCTCTGGGAGGAGGAGGGCGGCGCCGACCCCGAGGCCATCCGCACCGTGTACAACGGCGTCGACCCGGCCGCGTTCCCCGCCGCGGGACCCGAACCGCTCACCCCCACCCTCAGCTGGGCCGGCCGCGTCGACCCCATCAAGGACCTGGAGACCCTGATCCGGGCCTTCGCCCTGGTCCGTGCCGAACTCCCGGACGCCAGACTCCGGTTGTTCGGCGGCACCCCGCGCGGCGGCGAGGGCTACCGGGAACGCTGCGAGGCGCTCGCCGCACAGCTCGGCCACGCCGACGCCGTCACCTTCGAAGGCCGCGTCGACGACATCAAGGACGCCTACGCGGCCGGCAACGTCGTCATGCTCTCCAGCATCAGCGAGGGCTTCCCCTTCACCCTGATCGAAGCCATGTCGTGCGGACGGGCCACCGTCTCCACCGACGTCGGCGGGGTACGGGAGGCCGTCGGCGACACCGGACTCGTCGTCGCGCCGCGCGACCCGGCCGCGATGGCCGCCGCCGCCCTGCGCCTGCTCGCCGACGCCCCCCGCCGCAGGGCGATGGGCGAGGCGGCCCGGCTGAGGGTGATCGAGCAGTTCACCCTGCGCCAGACCATCGACACCTTCCGCGCCATCTACCTCGAACTGCCCCACCTCACACCGGAGAAGAAGACCGTGCCCGCACCGGCACCCCTGCCCGCCGCGACCGTCACCGGCACCGGGAGCCTCGCCCTATGA